A window of Xiphophorus hellerii strain 12219 chromosome 19, Xiphophorus_hellerii-4.1, whole genome shotgun sequence contains these coding sequences:
- the spmap2 gene encoding sperm microtubule associated protein 2, with translation MGPEIQQPSDSTSDQLKYLDRQTVQWLEKKPSAKTEATKQLKLAPTWADLTRTRTYYSHIRLAPKTKLSKWALHAFPSERVCQLAQPRPHATGWQPELPLPTPVSKASLTAVASPRICKLAQPRKRCPESEPNNKSEPRPMTHLTSIHLSMLASEFPRAEHPLYQRHRSACWPVSISARSYIPSKRLLELSCPKIRKDVYDGYDPFVVSHAALCTNPSPRTLQLSVPLPRKCTPKVSRHYM, from the exons ATGGGACCTGAAATTCAGCAACCATCTGACAGTACATCTGACCAGCTCAAATATCTGGACCG TCAAACTGTTCAGTGGCTCGAAAAAAAACCATCTGCGAAGACAGAAGCCACCAAGCAACTTA AGTTGGCCCCTACTTGGGCAGACTTGACCAGAACTCGAACTTATTACTCTCATATCCG gcTTGCTCCCAAAACGAAGCTCAGCAAATGGGCTCTCCATGCCTTCCCATCTGAACGAGTATGTCAACTGGCTCAACCTCGGCCCCATGCAACAGGGTGGCAGCCTGAACTCCCTCTACCAACACCT GTGAGTAAAGCGTCGCTGACGGCAGTGGCCTCCCCCCGAATTTGCAAGCTCGCCCAGCCAAGGAAGCGATGTCCTGAATCTGAACCTAACAACAAATCTGAACCTCGGCCTATGACCCATTTGACCTCGATCCATCTAAGCATGCTAGCGAGTGAGT TTCCAAGGGCAGAGCATCCGCTGTATCAGAGGCATCGCTCAGCATGCTGGCCAGTTTCCATCTCAGCCAGAAGTTACATACCCTCCAAGAGACTTCTTGAACTTTCCTGCCCCAAAATACGGAAAGATGTGTATGACGGTTATGACCCATTTGTTGTTAGCCATGCAGCTCTCTGTACTAACCCCTCTCCTCGGACATTGCAGCTCTCTGTACCTCTGCCTCGAAAATGCACTCCAAAGGTATCACGCCACTACATGTAG
- the LOC116709283 gene encoding SH2 domain-containing adapter protein F-like isoform X1 has product MAKWLKDYLNLGSRRDPPQPPRPDYTESEILRAYRAQKELDFEDPYQHLEKEHQNGGFSSCTTTVSLPSFPAFGSVLSDAVEVKVVSPKHRLIKVDSQEFGRCKIPLSPVTVHEEPVVPSAPAASDGETDYSDPFDAHPNPRGRPNWELKSELTDCCSYMEPFEAQRIIADLQHTTMTNRTLSGDGGQLYDNPYEEKSHHQHRAAPPAQQQMQKSDAGAALIDSRESRLPQDDERPADEYDQPWEWKKDNISKALAVQFEGAERERSRAQPEHTRFTKTGSASSACDATTLRLVGDTPPLLGERVDPSLPLEKQVWYHGALSRSEAESLLTLCKESSYLVRKSQTCQNDFSLSLRSCKGFMHMKFTQSADGRYVLGENSPPFCTIPEVIHYYTTHKLPIRGAEHMSLLYPVIVQTL; this is encoded by the exons ATGGCAAAGTGGCTAAAGGACTACCTAAACCTTGGCAGCAGGCGTGATCCTCCTCAGCCACCGAGGCCAGATTACACTGAAAGTGAGATATTGAGGGCCTACAGAGCTCAGAAGGAGCTGGACTTTGAGGACCCCTACCAACACTTGGAGAAGGAGCATCAGAATGGGGGCTTTAGCTCTTGCACCACAACAGTGAGCCTCCCCTCCTTCCCTGCGTTTGGCTCTGTGCTGTCTGACGCTGTGGAG GTGAAAGTTGTGTCTCCAAAACACAGACTAATTAAAGTGGACTCTCAGGAGTTTGGCCGCTGTAAAATTCCTCTCAGTCCAGTCACTGTTCACGAAGAACCT GTGGTTCCTTCCGCCCCGGCAGCATCAGATGGTGAAACGGATTACTCTGATCCCTTTGATGCGCATCCAAACCCGAGAGGCCGACCGAACTGGGAGCTCAAATCTGAACTAACAGACTGCTGCAGCTACATGGAGCCATTCGAAGCCCAGCGGATCATTGCAG ATCTGCAACACACCACGATGACGAACAGGACCCTGAGCGGAGACGGTGGCCAGTTATACGATAACCCTTATGAGGAAAAGAGCCACCACCAGCATCGAGCTGCTCCACCAGCGCAGCAGCAGATGCAGAAAAGCGACGCTGGAGCGGCCCTGATAGACAGCAGGGAGAGCCGGCTGCCTCAGGACGACGAGAGGCCGGCTGATGAGTACGACCAGCCGTGGGAGTGGAAGAAAGACAACATCTCTAAAGCTCTAGCAG TTCAGTTCGAAGGAGCAGAAAGGGAGCGCTCCCGAGCTCAGCCGGAACACACTAGGTTTACCAAGACGGGCTCTGCATCGTCCGCGTGCGATGCGACGACTCTGCGACTTGTTGGCGACACTCCTCCTCTGCTGGGTGAGAGGGTGGATCCGTCTCTGCCTCTGGAGAAGCAAGT GTGGTATCATGGTGCTCTGAGCCGCTCCGAGGCAGAGTCTCTGTTGACTCTGTGTAAAGAGAGTTCCTACCTGGTTCGGAAAAGCCAGACCTGCCAGAACGACTTCTCTTTATCACTCAG GAGTTGTAAGGGCTTCATGCACATGAAGTTCACCCAGTCCGCAGACGGCCGCTACGTTCTCGGTGAAAACAGTCCTCCTTTCTGCACCATCCCCGAGGTCATCCACTACTACACCACACACAAACTGCCCATCAGAGGAGCCGAGCACATGTCCCTGCTGTACCCCGTCATTGTGCAGACCCTCTGA
- the LOC116709283 gene encoding SH2 domain-containing adapter protein F-like isoform X2 gives MAKWLKDYLNLGSRRDPPQPPRPDYTESEILRAYRAQKELDFEDPYQHLEKEHQNGGFSSCTTTVSLPSFPAFGSVLSDAVEVVPSAPAASDGETDYSDPFDAHPNPRGRPNWELKSELTDCCSYMEPFEAQRIIADLQHTTMTNRTLSGDGGQLYDNPYEEKSHHQHRAAPPAQQQMQKSDAGAALIDSRESRLPQDDERPADEYDQPWEWKKDNISKALAVQFEGAERERSRAQPEHTRFTKTGSASSACDATTLRLVGDTPPLLGERVDPSLPLEKQVWYHGALSRSEAESLLTLCKESSYLVRKSQTCQNDFSLSLRSCKGFMHMKFTQSADGRYVLGENSPPFCTIPEVIHYYTTHKLPIRGAEHMSLLYPVIVQTL, from the exons ATGGCAAAGTGGCTAAAGGACTACCTAAACCTTGGCAGCAGGCGTGATCCTCCTCAGCCACCGAGGCCAGATTACACTGAAAGTGAGATATTGAGGGCCTACAGAGCTCAGAAGGAGCTGGACTTTGAGGACCCCTACCAACACTTGGAGAAGGAGCATCAGAATGGGGGCTTTAGCTCTTGCACCACAACAGTGAGCCTCCCCTCCTTCCCTGCGTTTGGCTCTGTGCTGTCTGACGCTGTGGAG GTGGTTCCTTCCGCCCCGGCAGCATCAGATGGTGAAACGGATTACTCTGATCCCTTTGATGCGCATCCAAACCCGAGAGGCCGACCGAACTGGGAGCTCAAATCTGAACTAACAGACTGCTGCAGCTACATGGAGCCATTCGAAGCCCAGCGGATCATTGCAG ATCTGCAACACACCACGATGACGAACAGGACCCTGAGCGGAGACGGTGGCCAGTTATACGATAACCCTTATGAGGAAAAGAGCCACCACCAGCATCGAGCTGCTCCACCAGCGCAGCAGCAGATGCAGAAAAGCGACGCTGGAGCGGCCCTGATAGACAGCAGGGAGAGCCGGCTGCCTCAGGACGACGAGAGGCCGGCTGATGAGTACGACCAGCCGTGGGAGTGGAAGAAAGACAACATCTCTAAAGCTCTAGCAG TTCAGTTCGAAGGAGCAGAAAGGGAGCGCTCCCGAGCTCAGCCGGAACACACTAGGTTTACCAAGACGGGCTCTGCATCGTCCGCGTGCGATGCGACGACTCTGCGACTTGTTGGCGACACTCCTCCTCTGCTGGGTGAGAGGGTGGATCCGTCTCTGCCTCTGGAGAAGCAAGT GTGGTATCATGGTGCTCTGAGCCGCTCCGAGGCAGAGTCTCTGTTGACTCTGTGTAAAGAGAGTTCCTACCTGGTTCGGAAAAGCCAGACCTGCCAGAACGACTTCTCTTTATCACTCAG GAGTTGTAAGGGCTTCATGCACATGAAGTTCACCCAGTCCGCAGACGGCCGCTACGTTCTCGGTGAAAACAGTCCTCCTTTCTGCACCATCCCCGAGGTCATCCACTACTACACCACACACAAACTGCCCATCAGAGGAGCCGAGCACATGTCCCTGCTGTACCCCGTCATTGTGCAGACCCTCTGA
- the yju2 gene encoding splicing factor YJU2: MSERKVLNKYYPPDFDPAKIPKLKLPKDRQYVVRLMAPFNMRCKTCGEYIYKGKKFNARKETVQNELYMGLPIFRFYIKCTRCLAEITFKTDPENTDYAMEHGATRNFQAEKLIEEEEKRIQQEREDEELNNPMKVLENRTKDSKLEMEVLENLQELKELNQRQALVDFEGMIDKYRELEKREREREKEEDERETKEMLERVLVKRLRDSDSDSDREEESSSQSKTSCADKPTDILTTDKTDVQGASSGGVKRAKVENWEKSVGTLRGRGALSSLVVRKKPTAMDKRPTAEEATVSPVSKADSKTSTGDSTDAPKSSVSSSLSLLGAYSDSDSNDSE, translated from the exons ATGTCCGAAAGAAAAGTCTTGAAT AAATACTACCCTCCGGACTTCGATCCTGCCAAAATCCCAAAACTTAAACTCCCGAAAGATCGTCAGTATGTGGTCAGATTGATGGCTCCGTTCAATATGAG GTGTAAAACATGTGGTGAGTACATCTACAAGGGAAAGAAATTCAACGCTCGTAAAGAGACCGTTCAGAACGAACTATACATGGGACTCCCGATCTTCCGATTCTACATCAAATGCACTCGGTGTCTTGCTGAGATCACATTTAAG ACTGACCCAGAGAATACGGACTACGCCATGGAGCATGGCGCAACACGTAACTTCCAGGCTGAGAAGCTCattgaggaagaggagaagaggaTCCAGCAGGAGAGGGAAGATGAGGAATTGAACAACCCCATGAAG GTGTTAGAAAATCGCACAAAGGATTCCAAGTTGGAGATGGAAGTTCTGGAGAACCTCCAGGAACTGAAGGAGCTGAACCAGAGGCAGGCTCTGGTGGACTTCGAGGGAATGATCGATAAATATAGAGAGctggaaaagagagagagggagcgagAAAAAGAGGAGGATGAGCGCGAAACGAA agagaTGTTGGAGCGTGTGCTTGTGAAAAGACTGAGAGACTCTGACTCCGACtcagacagagaggaggagagcagcAGCCAGTCAAAGACGTCCTGTGCAGACAAACCAACAGATATCCTCACCACTGACAAAACTGATGTGCAG GGAGCTTCATCTGGTGGAGTAAAGAGGGCCAAGGTGGAGAACTGGGAGAAGAGTGTTGGAACCCTGAGAGGTCGGGGGGCGTTAAGCTCCCTGGTGGTGCGAAAGAAACCAACGGCGATGGATAAAAGACCCACTGCAGAGGAAGCAACTGTTTCTCCTGTATCAAAAGCAG attcAAAGACATCAACGGGTGACTCCACGGATGCTCCTAAATCCAGCGTTTCGTCATCTCTCAGCCTGCTGGGGGCGTATTCAGACAGCGACAGCAATGACAGCGAGTGA
- the LOC116708834 gene encoding cocaine- and amphetamine-regulated transcript protein-like: MVSVRTLLFLLTATCCAYLRTSRAEESSLETRSVDFTLKTQQEKELIDALQEVLEKLRNKEMPLEKKLGWLPSCDAGEPCAVRKGARIGTLCSCPRGTACNFYVLKCL; encoded by the exons ATGGTCAGCGTCCggaccctcctcttcctcctcacggCCACCTGCTGCGCCTACCTGCGGACGTCCCGAGCCGAGGAGTCCTCGCTGGAGACACGCTCCGTAGACTTCACCCTGAAAACCCAGCAGGAGAAAGAGCTG ATTGATGCTTTGCAAGAAGTTCTAGAAAAgctgagaaacaaagaaatgccCCTGGAGAAGAAGCTTGGCTGGTTACCCTCA TGTGACGCAGGGGAGCCGTGCGCCGTGCGTAAAGGCGCACGCATCGGCACCCTGTGCAGCTGTCCACGGGGGACTGCCTGTAACTTCTACGTCCTCAAATGCTTGTAA